The DNA region CAGAATAGAGTCCTGTACATCGTCCTCTGCATCCAGATCATTCAGTTGAAAAAAACTGCGCTGCATCCGCACCACAACATATCCCACATGATCGAATGCCCGGTCCATCAGGTTGATTCGCCGAATCGCCATAATGACTCCCGGATCTTCCGGATCGGGACCTGTCCAGACCAACCGACCTTTCTCCTCATCTGCCTCTGCAATCCAGTGCTGCCCGATCCTTTTATCCAAAGATCGGTCATCCATGGGAAATATTCTGCTGTAATTTGTCGTGTAAATTTCCAAGCTCTGCACACCGCTCATAAAGGATTGGTAGCTGCTCACAATCTGCAAGAGCGCTTGACGTTGATTAAACATAGCCGGTTCTGCACCTTTCTCATTGCTCAGCAGACGCTGAACATAAGGATCATCCGCTACTTGGGCTGTCAGAGAATTAACCTGTGCGATTAAGGCATCCAGTCTGCCATTAGCCTGAACAGCGGTCTGATGGATATGCTTCTCTGCATTAGTCTTCAGCAAACCGGATACTCGATCGTAGGCGACAATTCCCGCAATAAACAACACCACCAGCATGACCAATACAAATCCAACAAAAATCTGATTGCGCAACGAGTTCCATCTGCCCAAATTCCCTCGCAAACCCCATTCTCCTCCCCGCATGTAAAAGAAATCGCCACCCGTTTCTCATGTTGGGTAGCGATTGAGTACAAGTATGCCGGAATCCATCATCGCCAATGGTTGAAGCGTTTACATATTGGCTTGTTGATCTCTTTCACCGTTCTTTGTTTAGCGATTAAACTAACGACTAAAAAATAGCACAGATTTCCATCTTAATCAATCTTTTAAATACAGGGCTGCTCCACAAACCAGAAGCTCACGAAAACAAAAAAAAGGAACAAAAAAAGGCTGACACATTGAGTCAGCCTTTTCTTCATTATTTCACCGAACCTTGTGTCACACCGTTAATGATCCACTTCTGTGCAAATAGATAAATGATGATCATCGGCAGCAAAGCCAGCAGGTACGACGCAAACGCCAGGTTGAAGTCGGTATTGAATTGACCCTGGAACACATATTGTACCAGCGGCAGTGTATATTGTGACGGATCACTAATAATAATGAGCGGCAGCAGGAAGTCATTGTACGTGGACAGACAGGTCAGAATACCAACCGTGGCACTGATCGGCGCCATCAACGGGAAAATGATTTTCCAGAACGTTCCCCAGGTTGTTGCTCCATCTACGAAGGCTGCTTCTTCCAGCGCTACCGGAATGGACCGAATGTAACCTACATACACAAATACGTTAAAAGCGAGACCATACACCGTATGCAGCAGGATAAGACCGAGCAGATTGGTCATTTCCAGTGAAGCGGTCAGCTTAACAATCGGCAGCATGATGATTGGAAATGGAATGAACATCGCGCTGACAAAGTAGTAGTACAGCCCTTTGAAAAACTTCCGTTTCTCCATATTCCGTGCAATCGCGTAAGCAACCATGGAGTTACTGAGCAGGGTCAGGATGACTGTTGATGCAGTCACAATGGCACTGTTACGGAACGATTGGAAGAAGTTTGTCATGTCTATGGCACTTGCAAAGTTCTCCCAGTGGAGTATTGTCGGAATGGCAAATACGGATTGGGCCATTTGCTCCGGATTTTTCAATGCAATCGTAACCGTCATATATAAAGGGAACAGAATGAACAAAGTGCCCAGAACAATCAACAGCATGACGGGCCAGTTCGTACGTAAACGGCTTCTCATTACAGATCCATCTCCCTTCGTTGCAGGAACCGGATTTGCAGAATCGAAATCACCGCAATAACGATGAAATAGATAACCGAGTTCGCAGATTGATACGCATATTCGCCGCCTTCAAATCCACCCGTGTAGATCAGATGGGAGATGGACTGCGTTGCTCGCCCTGGTCCACCATTCGTCAAGGCCACGATCTGGTCAAAGACCATCAGTGAATTTTTCATCGCCAGCACCATATTAATGGTGAAGAATGGGGCAATGAGGGGAAACGTAATACTCCAGAATTCACGCCATTTGCCTGCACCGTCCAGATTTGAAGCCTCATATAATGTGGTCGGAATGGTTTGCAAGCCTGCCAAATATAGAATCGTATTCAACGCGACCGATTGCCACACCGCCACAATGACGATTCCGATCCATGCCAGGCTTTCGCTGCCCAGAATGTTGGTGGATAGGGCGCTGATCCCCAGGTTCTGTCCCCAGATCGGGAACACATTGGAGAACAGGTAGTTAAATATGTAACCTACAATCAATACACTCAGAATATTCGGCAAAAAGTAGATGCCACGGAAAAAGTTACGGAACTTGATCTTGGCATTCAGCCCCAGTGCAATGAGCAGGCTCAGAATATTCGTCAGGATCGTCACAACGATCGCAAATTTGAAGGTAAACCAGTAGGCGTTGCCCACATTGTCATCCTGAAAGAGATTGAAATAGTTTTTGAATCCAACAAAATCATAGCCTTTTCCGAAACCATTGTAATTCGTAAATGAATAATAGATCCCCTGAAGGGCCGGCAGCGTCATAAATATGAAGAACAATACTACCGCCGGAACCGTCATCCAGTAATAAGGCGCGATGCGCTTGTTCATACTCCATCCTCCTTCAGACAAGGCATTATCGCCGATTCGCTACCTTGTCCCATTCTTTGTCGAGTGTATTCAGATAGTTGTCGATGTTCTTGTTTTGTAAAAAGGACTGTACGATGGAATTCAGCTGCACCGCAGCCGGAATGTAGTGATCGGCGAAGTCGATAACCTTGCCCTGCTCAATGTAAGGGGTTAGTTCCTGTACAGCAGGATCGTCCTGTTTTACACCTTCCACCGCAGAGAACAGCGTCTGTTCCTTGATATACTTGCCTATATGTTCAGGCTCCACCAGAAACGCCAGGAACTGCTCTGCCTGCTCTTTATGCGGCGTGTCGGCTGCAATGGTAAACAGGGAGTCGATTCCATTTACCAGCTTGATCTGGCTTGGATCGTTGCCCGTCGGGAACGGGAAGAAACCAATGTCCACATTCGGGTTCGCTTTGCGAATCTCGGAGATCGCCCAGGTTCCCTGGATGTACATAAATGCTTCACCATTGGCAAAGGCCCGGTTACCATCCGAATACGCCTTACCAAAGTTATCGCCGTGACCGTAATTCATCAGCTCCAGCTGTTTCTCGGCGACCTCGCGATATTTCTCCTTGAAGGTCACCTTGTTCTCGCGGCGCTCCAGATAGAAATCAATACCGACCAAGTTAGGTCCGAGTGCATTGAACGGCAGATTCGTTTGCCAGTCATCCTTGTATGTGAAGTAAAACGGAATTTTACCCGCATCCTTAATTTTTTGGGCTGTAGCAATCAGCTCGTCCCAGGTCTTGGGTACATCCAGGCCCATTTCCTTAAACAACGTTTTGTTGTACATGATGCCGTTTGCATTTGTTGCGTAAGGTACGCCCGTCACTTTATCCATACCCGTGACATCCTTCAGCATCTGTATGTAGTTGGGATCGATCGTTTTTAACAATGGACTGTCTGTCAGATCCGCGAAAATATCACTCTGTGCAAGAATGGAATAGGTATCCGTTGCCCCCATCGCCATAATATCGGGCACATCATTCTTCACCACACGTGTCTTCAGCACCGTCTCCGCGTCTGGTGGATTCACCTGAGTGACTTGAATATCGGCGTGTTCGGCGTTGAATGTTTTGATTAACTCGTCAAAGGTTCCTTTGGCTTCGGGTTTGTTCTGAAAAAATTCAATCTGTACTTTGCCGTTGGCGCTTTTCCCGCTTGTACAGGAAGATAGAAGCACAGCCGTTATTCCACAAAGCAGCATAATCCCGAGTGCCTTGGTAAGCGATGTTCTCATGTTGTACCTCCCTCAGCTTATATACGTAAAGATTTACCCATTAAATTAGTGAATTAACCATATGGTTAATCCTTCCACAAACTCATACTATGAGCGTTGACTATAATGTACTCTATTATTCCTAAAACGATTTCGACAAAATTGAATCAAGCCCCCTGACCATGCATCCGGTTATCCGCATAACAAAAAAGGACATCGGAAAATGTCCAATGTCCCTCATTTTTTCAATTACGATTACTCACAGCAAAGCTGTGATTGCCTCATGATGAACGCCCGATTTTCGGCAAAGTATTGCGTGAACGCTTGGCCCGATAACTCTGAAATGCGCGAATCAGCATGCCAATTACCAGTAGAACAACACCCACATTGATCGCAACATCCGCCAAATTGAGTATCCCGCGTCCTGACGGAAATACGAGGAAATCCGTTACGCGTGCGTATATAAAACGGTCAATCGCATTCCCCAGCGCACCTCCAACCATGAAGCCGGCACCCGCCTGCATCCAAAAACCGCGAATTTCACCTTTTCTCCGATAATACATCATGCCCGCTATAAATAGAATGGCGACTACGCCGAACAGACGCGCATTCCCTTGGAACAGGCTGCCGGCCATCCCGCTGTTCTCATAATGCTGCAACTGCATTCCCGAGTCGCCAAGTCTCATCGTGTCGCCAACTTCCATATACATCCTCACCGCCATCTTAGTTCCCTGATCAACCAAGGTAACCAGCAGTGCTATAAAATAAAACAGCATATCGCCTCTCCTCCTGCCTGACTGCGCCATAACCTATGTAT from Paenibacillus sp. JNUCC-31 includes:
- a CDS encoding carbohydrate ABC transporter permease, yielding MRSRLRTNWPVMLLIVLGTLFILFPLYMTVTIALKNPEQMAQSVFAIPTILHWENFASAIDMTNFFQSFRNSAIVTASTVILTLLSNSMVAYAIARNMEKRKFFKGLYYYFVSAMFIPFPIIMLPIVKLTASLEMTNLLGLILLHTVYGLAFNVFVYVGYIRSIPVALEEAAFVDGATTWGTFWKIIFPLMAPISATVGILTCLSTYNDFLLPLIIISDPSQYTLPLVQYVFQGQFNTDFNLAFASYLLALLPMIIIYLFAQKWIINGVTQGSVK
- a CDS encoding carbohydrate ABC transporter permease; the protein is MNKRIAPYYWMTVPAVVLFFIFMTLPALQGIYYSFTNYNGFGKGYDFVGFKNYFNLFQDDNVGNAYWFTFKFAIVVTILTNILSLLIALGLNAKIKFRNFFRGIYFLPNILSVLIVGYIFNYLFSNVFPIWGQNLGISALSTNILGSESLAWIGIVIVAVWQSVALNTILYLAGLQTIPTTLYEASNLDGAGKWREFWSITFPLIAPFFTINMVLAMKNSLMVFDQIVALTNGGPGRATQSISHLIYTGGFEGGEYAYQSANSVIYFIVIAVISILQIRFLQRREMDL
- a CDS encoding ABC transporter substrate-binding protein, with the translated sequence MRTSLTKALGIMLLCGITAVLLSSCTSGKSANGKVQIEFFQNKPEAKGTFDELIKTFNAEHADIQVTQVNPPDAETVLKTRVVKNDVPDIMAMGATDTYSILAQSDIFADLTDSPLLKTIDPNYIQMLKDVTGMDKVTGVPYATNANGIMYNKTLFKEMGLDVPKTWDELIATAQKIKDAGKIPFYFTYKDDWQTNLPFNALGPNLVGIDFYLERRENKVTFKEKYREVAEKQLELMNYGHGDNFGKAYSDGNRAFANGEAFMYIQGTWAISEIRKANPNVDIGFFPFPTGNDPSQIKLVNGIDSLFTIAADTPHKEQAEQFLAFLVEPEHIGKYIKEQTLFSAVEGVKQDDPAVQELTPYIEQGKVIDFADHYIPAAVQLNSIVQSFLQNKNIDNYLNTLDKEWDKVANRR
- the lspA gene encoding signal peptidase II, with the protein product MLFYFIALLVTLVDQGTKMAVRMYMEVGDTMRLGDSGMQLQHYENSGMAGSLFQGNARLFGVVAILFIAGMMYYRRKGEIRGFWMQAGAGFMVGGALGNAIDRFIYARVTDFLVFPSGRGILNLADVAINVGVVLLVIGMLIRAFQSYRAKRSRNTLPKIGRSS